CCGATCGGGTGCGTTCATCGGCATCAACCACTCGCCGTCCTTGGCGTGGAGTACCAGCGCCGGGCCCAATGGACAGTGCAGTTTCCAGAGTTGACCGCGCATCCAGGATCGGTGGTCGTCGTCCTCGCGGACGATGCGGACGCTGGTGTCGAGGACGGCGGAGAGCGGAAACGCTCCGGTGACGTCGACTCGGGAGCCGTGTGATCCATACCCGTTGCCCACTTCGTTGGTGGTCGCTTCCCAGCGCAGCCGATCCTTGTCGAGGATGACCGAGGCGGACCACCGCTCGGAACGGAGCGGATAGGTCAGTACGAAGTCGCTGCCTGCGACGACGGAGACGGGCGCCGCGACGAGGATGCGTCTGGCCTGCAGGACGAGCAGCAGGCACACCGGAGGAAGTAGGACTGCCGTGAGAATGAGCGGACCTCGGATGCCCGCAATGTACTCGACACGGGCCGGGCCTAGCAGGGGGATCAGCAGGAAGGGAATGGACAGGATTGCGTTGATCAGCGTGCTGTATTTCCACTCGGACGGCGTCAGCAGGGTGTTCTTGCGTGCGAGCTGCCAGAGTACGAACGCTGTCGAGAACCCAGGCAAGATCATGAGGAAGATGGAGCCGAGACCCATGCCGTCGATGAACACCCAGCCGAATATCGTCAGCTGACCGACGGGCAGTACGAGCAGCCCGAGGATCAACATCGGGCGCACCTGGTTCCAGCGCCGTCGCAGCGCGGCCCGGTTGGCTTCTGGCACGGCGCCGGGCACCGTGCTGGGAATCAGTGACACCGAGCTGACGACCTCTCTTCGGCTGGTCTGGCAGGGCCTGCGCGTTACAGGTGCGCGTGTCTCTGCGGGATGGATCAACAAGATCGTCGAGGTCGCCGGCACACCGGACTCGCCTACGAGCTCGCTTCCGGTTCAGGCCTATGCGGACGGAACTCCGGTCGTGACGTCCCCTGCTTGATCCTGGCGCGGATGTGCTCGGCTCGTGCCAGCAGTACCGGCTTCAGCGCTTCGGGTCGAGTCATCGGCAGTACCCATTCACCGGAGTGGGTGTGCAGAACCAGCGCAGGGCCGGGACGAATCCTCAATCGCCACAGATGGCCACGCATCCAGACACGTCCCCCCTCGGTGTCGTGCACGATGCGGAGACTCACATCTCGCACCGCGGCCAAGGGGATGGAACTGCTCACGTCGACCTTGTTGACCGCGACCCCGTAACTTCGCGCGAGTGAGTTTCGCCATGCCTCCCAGTGCAGCCGGTCCTTGTCCAGGGTGATGGTGGCGAACCACCGATTGGAGCGCAGTCGGTAGTCCAAGACGAAGTCACTGGCCGCGACAAGCCGCAGCGGTTCAGCCATGAGGATGCGGCGTGCCTGCCAGACGAGTAGCCGGCAGATGACGGGAATCAAGACGATGGCGAGGACGAGTGCTCCTCGGAACCCTGCGGAGTACTGCTGTGCCGCTGTGCCGGTCAAGGGCAGGAGGACGATCGGGATGGACAAGATGGCATTGAGAGCAACGCTCGCCGTCCACTCCGACGGTGTGATCAGCTTCGGTCCACGCCTCAGTTGTCGGACCACCAGTATCACGCCTGCCGTCGGAACGAGGGTCAGCAATACGCCAGGCAGCACGACCCAGCCGATCATCAGGCCACCGAACAACACGACCTGGCCGATCGGCAGTATGAGAAGGGCGAGCATGAGTCGCGGACGTATTTGGTCCCAACGCCGTTGCAACGTCGCCTGATCACGCTCGGCGGCCTCGCTCGGGACCGTACGGGGAAACAACGGCACCGGGGTGATGTCCTCTCCTGTCTACGGAGCGGGATGATGACTCGTCACACGGTGAACAGTAAAAACCCAAGTGTGAAGAGGAACACCGCATCGCGGGATGTGAATGCGAGCGGCGTCCTCGTTCCGCTCAGGCGTGTTGCGTGCCGGAAGTGCCTGGCTCTTGTACCTCCGGCATCGGGACGGAGCCTCCGTCGTTCTGCATCTCAGGCATGGTGGGCGGAGCCGTTCCGGGCGGCCCGAACCATGGCACGTCACTCGGTGCCGGCTGGCTCGAGAACTGCTGGTCGTTGTAATCACCGGGTGAGACGGGGTAGTTCGGCGGGGTGACGTCGAGTGGACGGTCTCCAGTGCGGCCGCCTGGGTTGCCGTCCCAGAGGTTCTGAGCGTGGCCGTTCGCACCGGAGACGGCTCCGTTCGTACCGCCGACAGTTGCGCCCTGGGCACCCGATTGCAAGTAGTCGCCGAAGGAGGAGGCCTCCCCGTTGCGAAAATCGTTGATTCCTCGGTCGAGGAGGTTTGCACCGGCGCCGGTGATCGCTCCGTTCGTGGCGCCCTGGATGGCCGCGTCGGTGAAGCTGCCGACTGCTGCTGTCGGTAGGAATGCGTCGCCGAGGCCGCCAGCGATCCCCGAAGCCAGCCCGGTGATACCTGCGCTCACCGTCTTGCCGGTATCCCAGGAATCTCGGTTCCCAGCGAGCATCTGGCTGCCCTGGATTGCGATGTCGACGCCCAGGTTGATTGCCAGTTGCCTGACGAGTTCTCGGAAGAGAATCTGAACCACCGACCGCGTCGCGGCCTGTGCGATCGGAATTCCGGCCGAACTTGCGCCGAGGGTTACGAACGCGGCCGCGACCATGCTGGCGATCGAGGCGGCCAGCATTACCAGCGCGGCGATGATGCTCAGCTTCGTGTACTCGACTTCCAAGGCCGCGTTGTCACACGCCGCGCCGAGTTCGTCGCACAGCTCCTGAAGTTTCGGCAGGAACTGCGGATCATTGACGACGTACTGGCCCCAGAACTCGCGGAAGGCGTCGGCCGTGTCGCCCTCCATCGTGGACAGCGCGGCCTGTCCGGCCGCCTCCGCCGCCTCCGCGACCGAGCCGACCTCGGCGGCCGTGCTCGTCCAGCCCTCGCCGAGCCTGCGCAGCGCCGTCTCGTCGCCCTCCGGCCAACTCGCGCCCACCACGATGGGGGTCAGCCACTGCACCCATTCGGGAATCTCGATGCCCATGTCAACCCCTCACGCCATCTGGCTGAAGCCGTCGGCCGCGTCCTGGTCGATCGACTCCCAGGTGTCGGCGGCGGCGTCGAGCTGGAGCTTGATTCCGCGCAGCGCCTCCACCAACGCGGAGATGTTCTCCTGGGCGGCCTGCGCAGCGGGGACATAGTCGGTGGCGAAGGTCATGCCGGACTCGTCACCGCCCCAACACTCTCCCTCTGTCGAGACGATGCCGTCAATGGACGTTCCGGCGCCCTCCAACTGGTCCGCGGCCGCGTCGAACTGCGGCGACCGTGCGCGCAGCGCAGGCGGATCGACTTCCATGTTGTCATTTCCCATGGCGGTGTCCTTCTCGATGAGACGGATAGCGGTGCACCGGTCGACGTCCGGACTAAGGACGTCCGACTGGGGACGCCCGGCTGGGGGACGGCATGACTCGGTGCTGCGGGTCTCGGTGAGTCACGGCCGCGCGAATCACCGATGTCGTGGCGCACGCGGACCCTGGTCCGTGTGGTCGCACCGACGCGACGGCTCAGCGCATGAACGAGCCGCCGCCGAAGTCCTCGTCGTCGTCTTCCGGCGGACGCGGCCTGCGCGGCGGCGCGGGCGGCGCCGCGCTGGGCGGGGTGGGCGGCGGCGGCATGGTGGGCAGCAGATCCCGCAGGGCGGGCGCGCCCTCGATCAGGTCGCCGAGATCCATGCTCGGCCCCTGCTGGGTCGCCGTCATCGCCTCGTTGACCTCGGTCCTGGCGCGCGCGGTGGCGCGGACGATCGTCTCCACCACGGTGCGCGAGAGCTTCTCCGGGGTGCTGCGGTTGAACGCCGTCACCGCGAAGTCCAGGCGGGTGATCGTGCCCGCTGCGTCGACGACGGCGGTGACCAGTCCGTCGGGCGACACCGCTTCGCCGGTCACGGCCATGGCCCTGGACTGCGCGTCCTTCAGATCCGACATCTGCTGCTGGAACTGGGTGGTCAGATTCGCCACCTGCTCCCGCATCGCCGCGTTGCGTGCCTCCAGCGCGGCACGCCGGTCAGTCTGTTCGCTCATCCCGTCCCCTCAGCGTCGTTGAGCAGCTGCCAGGGCGGACAGTAGACAACTCCGCTGGACACCGGGGCCGTCTTGACGAAAACCACACGATTAACGCACGACGACACTCCCGGTGCAGGCCCGACCGGCGGCGACGGTCAGAATGGCCTGGTGACCGACCGGGGCTTGCAGGGCACGACAGACGGACGGCCGCACAGCGGCGGCCACGAGGCGGCGGACACCACGGACCTGGTGATCCGCATGGACGGAGTCGGAGTTCGGCGCGGACCGACGAATCTGGTCCGGGACATCGACTGGCGCGTCGAGGTCGACGAGCGGTGGGTGATCCTCGGGCCCAATGGCGCGGGCAAGACCACCATGCTGCGGCTGGCAGGAGCGGAGCTGCATCCCAGCAGCGGCACGGTGCACCTGCTCGGTGAGCGGCTCGGCGGCGTCGACGTCTTCGAGCTCCGGCCGAGGATCGGGCTGTGCTCGGCCGCGCAGGCCGCCCGCATCCCGCCGGACGAGGTGGTGCGCGACGTCGTGGTCAGTGCAGGCTACGCGGTGCTCGGCCGGTGGCGAGAGGACTACGACGCCCTCGATCTCGACCGGGCGACCGAGCTGCTCGGCTCGCTGGGCATGGGCGCGTTGGCCGACCGCAGATTCGGCACCTTGTCGGAGGGGGAGCGCAAGCGGACCCTCATCGCCAGGGCATTGATGACCGACCCCGAGATGCTGCTCCTCGACGAGCCCGCCGCCGGTCTGGACCTCGGCGGACGAGAGGACCTGGTCGCTCGGCTGACGATGCTGGCCTCCGATCCGGACTCGCCCGCTCTCGTGCTGGTCACCCACCACGTCGAGGAGATCCCGCCCGGCTTCACCCACGCGCTGCTGCTGCGCGAGGGCGGGGTCGTCGCGCAGGGACTGCTGGCGGACGTCATCACCGAGGAGAACCTGTCGGCGACCTTCGGCCAGGACCTCGTCCTCCAGCGCTCCGGTGATCGCTTCTTCGCCTGGCGACGCCCCGGCAGCTGACCGCCTGGGCGGTCTACCGCGCGGTAACCTGCGTGCGCGACGGTCGATCTTCGACTGTCGGCGGCGCCGCCGGAGCGCCACGATGATGTCGAGGAGGACGCGGGCGTGGGCGAGTTCGTCAGGCTGGAAGTGGACGCGGGAATCGGCACGATCCGATTGGACCGGCCGCCGATGAACGCCTTGAACATCCAGATGCAGGAGGAGATCCGCGCCGTCGCCACCGAGGCGTCGGTCCGCGCCGACATCCGGGCCGTGGTGATCTACGGCGGACCCAAGGTGTTCGCCGCCGGGGCGGACATCAAGGAGATGGCCGATCTCACCTACGCGCAGATGGCCGACCGCGCGCCGCAGCTCTCCTCCGCGTTCCGCGCGGTGGCGGAGATCCCCAAGCCCGTGGTCGCCGCCGTCACCGGCTACGCGCTGGGCGGCGGCCTCGAACTGGCATTGTGCGCGGATCGCCGCATCGCGGGCGACAACGTCAAGGTCGGTCAGCCCGAGGTCCTGCTCGGCGTGCTGCCGGGTGCGGGCGGCACACAGCGACTGGCCAGGCTCGTCGGCCCGGCCAAGGCCAAGGACATCATCTTCACCGGTCGGTTCGTCGAGGCCGCCGAGGCGCTGACGCTCGGCGTCGTCGACGAGGTCGTGGCACCGGACGACGTCTACGCCACCGCGTTGAGCTGGGCGGATCGCTTCACTCATGGTGCCGCGCAGGCGCTCTCCGCAGCGAAGACCGCCATCGACACCGGGTTGCAGACCGACCTGGCCAGCGGACTCGCGCTGGAGAGCAGGCTGTTCGCGGCGATGTTCGCCACCGAGGACCAGAAGACCGGGATGCGCTCGTTCGTCGAGAACGGCCCCGGCAAGGCGAAGTTCGAGGGCCGTTGAGATGAGCGAGACACCGATGCGACGACCCGGCATCAAACGGCAGGGCACCACTCGTCTCGACGAGGTCGACGACGTCACGGCGCACGACGTCCCGCGCCACGAGCCGACGGGCACCGACGGTCGCGTCCCGACCGATCCAGCGCCCAACCCGCACGCCACCGAGGCCGAGGTCAAGGCCGCCTACGCCGATCCGAAGCTGGCGAACGTCCTCTATCACGACTGGGAGGCCGAGACCTACGACGAGAAGTGGTCGATCTCCTATGACGATCGCTGCGTCGACTACGCCGTCGGCCGGTTCCACTACGCGGCGGGCGTGCCTGCGAAGCCCTACGGTCGAGCGCTGGAACTGGGCTCCGGCACGGGCTTCTTCCTGCTCAACCTGATGCAGGGCGGGATCGTCGAGAAGGGCTCGGTGACGGACCTGTCGCCCGGCATGGTGAAGGCGGCGCTGCGCAACGCGGAGAACCTCGGCCTCGACGTGGACGGGCGGGTCGGCGACGCGGAGCGCATCCCCTACCCGGACGACACATTCGACCTGGTGGTGGGGCATGCGGTCCTGCACCACATCCCCGACGTCGAGGCGGCGATGCGGGAGGTGCTGCGGGTGCTCAAGCCCGGCGGCCGGTTCGTCTTCGCGGGCGACCCCACCCGGATCGGTGACTACTACGCGCGCAGGCTCGGCCGGGCCACCTGGTGGCTGACGACCAGGATCACCCGGCTGCCCGCGCTGGCGGCCTGGCGGCGCCCGCAGCAGGAGCTCGACGAGTCCTCCCGCGCCGCAGCCCTGGAGGCGGTCGTCGACCTGCACACCTTCGTCCCGTCCGAGCTGGAGCAGACCGCTCGGGCGGCGGGCGCGGTGCGCGTGCACGCCAGGACGGAGGAGTTCGCCGCAGCGCTGTTCGGCTGGCCGGTGCGGACCTTCGAAGCGGCGGTTCCGCAGGGCAAGCTGGGCTTCGGCTGGGCGATGTTCGCCTATCGCACCTGGCAACGACTGTCCTGGTTGGACCAACGGCTGGCAGGCCTGCTGCCGCGCGACGTCTTCTACAACGTCCTGATCACCGGTCGGAAGGCCGCTCGATCAGACCGGGCCTGAGGCCTCGGACGCCGACTCTGCCCCGCTGAAGTCGCCGCGCCGCCGGTCGCCGCCGACAGGGGCGACCGGCGGCGCGGCGTCGGGTGAACTCCCGCCGATCCCGACCGCGCCGATCCCGACCGCGCCGATCCCGACCGCGCCGATCCCGACCGCGCCGATCCCGACCGCGCCGATCCCGACCGCGCCGATCCCGACCGCGCCGATCCCGACCGCGCCGATCCCGACCGCGCCGATCCCGACCGCGCCGATCCCGACCGCGCCGATCCCGACCGCGCCGTGGCCGAGGCGATCGGGCGGCGGGGTGCTCGGGCGGCGGGCCGGGCGGAACGCCGTCGAATTGATCGTTCCTCGTCCCGCTCCGCCTCGGGTGCTAGCTTCTGGACCGGTGAGCGGTATGTCGAATCTGCTGATCGGCCTGCGGTCCTGGCTGCGCCCGGACCCGAGGCAGGCTCGCTTCCTCACCAGGGAATCGCTGCGCTGGGTGCTGCGGAATCGCGCCTACACCCCCTGGTACCTGGTGCGATACTGGCGGCTGCTGCGGCTGCGCCTGACCCGGCCGCACATCGTCCTGCGCGGCATGGTGTTCCTCGGCAGGAACGTCGAGATCGACTGCGAGCCCGGTCTCGGCAGGTTGGAGATCGGCCGCTGGGTGCACATCGGCGACGGCAACGCCATCCGCTGCCACGAGGGCTCGCTCCGGATCGGGGACAAGGCGGTCTTCGGCAGACAGAACACGGTGAACTGCTACCTGGACGTCGAGATCGGCGGGGCGACGCTGGTCGCGGACTGGGTCTACGTGTGCGACTTCGACCATGTCATCTCTGACGTCGACCGACCGATCAAGGACCAGGGCATCGTCAAGACCCCGGTGCGCATCGGACCGGACTGCTGGCTGGGCACCAAGGTGACGGTGCTGCGCGGCAGCCGAGTCGGCCGGGGCGTGGTGCTGGGGGCTCATGCCGTGGTGCGGGGCGAGGTTCCGGACTTCGCGGTCGCCGTCGGGGCGCCCGCCAGGGTCGTCCGGGACCGCCACGCCGACTTCGTCGCCAACGCCGATGCCCGCGCCCGCCAGGCCGCCGCGCTGGCCGACATCACCCGCAAGGCGGAGGCGGCCGCCGGACGGCGGCCCGTCGCCGTTCGCCATGACGCCGAGGAGCCTCCCGCCGCGGAGCCGGCCGCCGCCGCGCCTGCGACGAGCACCGCCGCCGTGCCCGCCACCGCATCCGCGCCTGCGTCGATGAGCCCGATGTCCTCGGAGGACCCGACGTCGGCGGGTGCCTCCGACTCGGCAGGCACCGCCGAGAGCACCGCTGACCAGCGCTGAACGCACCGCAGACCGGTCACGGATCTCGTGCCGCTCTCGCGACGTTCTCGAAGATCCGGTGCGGGTCCTCGTCGGCTGATCACGGGGAAACCCGATGGGCGAGGCCCGGTCGGGGGCGGACCCGTCGGGATCGGCCGCGTGTCCTGCCGCCCGGCTCGGCACGAACAGCCGCTCCTGGTGACCAGGACACGGCCCCGCAGGCCCGAACGCCTCGCCGCCCACTCGTAGCCTGCCGACCAGGCGTGCGGCAGGTACGGACGAGCGCCCGCCGTCGGCGCCGTGCGCGAGCAGCCCCGAGGCGACCGGCGAGATCGTGAACCGACCTCTCGAATCGCGGGCCTGCGCCCTGAACCGGCCGGCCGGCCCCGATCAGGACCGCCGGACCGCGAACAGTTCGGCGAGGGCGTCCGCCCGGCCCGCGAGATCGCCGGTGCTCACCAGCCTGGTGAGCTCGTCGGCGCGGCCGACGTCGAGCCTGCGCAGCAGTTCGGCCGCCTCGGTGAGGGGCGCGCGAGCCTCCCAGGCCCGGCCCGCCTCGATCAGCTCCGTGCCGAGCCTGCCGAGGGCGCGGGCGATGCTCCAGTCGTCGTCGGCGATGCGCTGGTAGTCCAGCGCGAGGGAGAACATCGCCACCGCGCTGTCGTGGTTGCCGAGCAGTCGTTGGCATTCGCCGAGGTTGTGCAGGCACACGATCCGGTCGACGGAGTTGTCCGCGATCTCGAAGTCCCGCAGCGCCGCCGCATGCGCCCGCACCGCCTCATGGAGCAGTCCCGCGCGTCGATAGGCCTGCCCGAGCGAGTCCAGGGCCCGCCCGCGGTCATCGTTCAACAGGGGGTAGTCCAGGCCGACCAGCACCTCCAGGCTGCGCCTGCCGGTGGCGACGGCCTCGTCGGCGCGACCCGTCTGGAGATAGCCCATGGTCAGGTTGTTCAGTCCGACGTGCAGGCGCTGTGGTGCGTCGAGCTGTTCGCTCTGCGCCACCGCCCGTTCCAGCAGCTCCACGCCGAGCGCGTCGTCTCCGTGCAGCGAGTGCACGATCCCGAGGTTGCCGACGACCATCAGCTCCGCCTCGACATGGCCCAGTTCGCCGAAGGTCCGCACGCTCTCGGTCAGGGCCTCGATCGACTCGGGCAGCCGATGGAGCTGGGCGAGCAGCTTGCCCTCGGCGTTCTTCAGCCAGGCCCGGCCCTCCCGATCGTCGGCGGCCTGCGCCGCCGAGGTGCCCAGTTCCGAGGTCTCCTGCCACTCGGTGAGGCGAAGCCGCTGCTGGAGATAGCTGGTGAGGCAGTAGCTGAGCATCCAACAGACCCGGTGGAGGCCCCGATGCATCGCGGTTCTGGCCGCTGCGGCGATGGTGGCGCGTTCGAGGTCCCACCACCGCAGCGTGGTCCAGCCCGCAGGCAGGGCGAAGGCGGCCGGGTCGAAGTCGGCCAGCTCCTCGTCGAGGCCTGTCGGGCAGAACGCGCGGTCCTGTCCGATCGCCGTCCAGGCCCGGCCCAGCTGCCAGCGCAGCACCCGGCGCACCGCGACCGACCGATCCCGCTCCGAGTCCTCGTGGTCGCTGCGTTCCTCCGCGAACTCGCGGACCGCGTCATGCAGGCGATAGCGCCCGGCGCCGTGCTGCTGGAGAAGCTGATCTGCGTCGAGCCGGGCCAGCAGTCGGTCGGCGCTCTCGACGTCCCCGTCGAGGACCACGGCCGCCGCTCGGGCGTCGATCTCCGGGCCTGGCAGCCAGCTCAACCACCGAAACGACCGACGGGTCTCCTCGGGGAGCGTCGCATACGACTGATCCAGGACGGTGCGGACGGACGCTGCTGGATCACCCTGGATCTCCAGGGCCGTCAGCAGCCTGCCGGACGCCAGTCGATCCGTCAGTTCCGCGAAGCGTCGTTCCGGGGCCTGCCGCAGCTGCGCCCCCAGGATGCGCAGCGACAACGGCAGCCCGCCCCCGAGCCGGACCAGTGTGTCCAGCAGATCAGGGCGATCCGCCGACTCCGGCCCGATGACCTCGGTCAGCAGGGTCCGCGCATCGGGTTCGGCCAGCGGGTCTAGCGGCACGGTCCGGACACCGTTCGGCGCCGCGAGCCCGTCGAGTCTGCCTCGACTGGTGACGACCAGCCGGGGGCCCGCACTGTCCGGCACCAGCGGGCTCACCTGCGCCGCGTCCCTGGCGTCGTCGGCGAGGATCAGCAGCCGTCGGCCCGCCGAGATCGCGCGGTAGCGGGCGGTCGCCGCGTGGAGTTCACCGGGTATCTCCTCGCCCGACACGCCCAGCGCGTACAGGACCCGGCCCACGGCGGCGAGCGGGCTCAACGGCTCGTCGCCGGAATGCCCACGCAGGTCGATGAAGAGCTGCCCGTCCGGATACTGCTCGGCCGCGGCTCGACATCCGCGCACGGCCAGTGTGGTCTTCCCCGAGCCTGCCATTCCGTTGACCGTCACCACCGTGGCGGCCCGAGGATCGGTGGTGTCCAACAGGTCGCCGAGGACGGCGATCTCCTCGGCCCGCCCTTCGAAATAGGGCGAGACGGGCGGCAGCTCGGAGAGGAAGGCGTCGGGACGCGGCGGCACGGCAGGCGCAGCGCTCACCGCCGACGTCGGGGCGCTCACCCCCAGGATGCGCAGCAGCGCGGCGGGCGGCTCGCCGTCGAGGACGCCGACATAGACCCGCCGCATCTCCTCGCCAGGCTCGATCCCGAGCTCGGTGGCCAGGGTCGCGTGCGCCTGATGAAAGACGTCCATCGCGTCGGCGCGGCTGCCGAGCTGGTTGCACAGCAGTGCCTTGCGAATCCACAGGTCCTCGCTGAGCGGGTGCCTCGTCAGCTCGGCGTCGATCTCACCGCCGAGTTCGCCGAGATCGCCGGTGGCCAGCCGCGCGTCGATCAGGCCGAGCTGGCATCGTCGCATCGTCGCCAGCACGCGGGGGCGCTCGGCGAGGATCAGCGGCGAGGCGGGCACGTCGGAGAACGGGGTGTCGCGCCACAGGGTCCTCGCCCGATCGAAGGAGTCGATCGCCTCCCGGAAATGCCCGGAGCGCATCGCCTGAACGCCCGCGTCGACGTCGGCGGTGAACACGGTGACGTCCACGTCGTCGGGACCGAGGTCGATGCGGTATCCGTCCTGGTCCTGGCGGATCGGATCGCCGCCGTGCTCGGCGAGGAGCCCGCGGACCTCGTCGACGTCGCGCCGTACGGCCGCCGCGCCGTCCTGGGGTGGCTGCTCCGGCCACAGCTCGCCGAGCAGGGCTGCGGAGGAGACGGTGTGGGGTGCGTGCAGCAACAGGACGGCGAGAGTCAGTCGCTGCTGGGGTGAGCCAGGACTGACCCACTCGACGCCCGTGCGGAACTCCAGCGGGCCGAGCAGTCGGTAGCGCACGGCTCATCCTCGCACCGTCGTCGATCGACGACCATCGGCCGCGTAACCGTCGTGACGCAGGGTGTTGGTCTACGGCCGTGCGTCACCCGAGCAACAGGTTGCCAGAGGGAATCTTGGGTCG
The Actinoalloteichus fjordicus DNA segment above includes these coding regions:
- a CDS encoding WXG100-like domain-containing protein, which translates into the protein MGIEIPEWVQWLTPIVVGASWPEGDETALRRLGEGWTSTAAEVGSVAEAAEAAGQAALSTMEGDTADAFREFWGQYVVNDPQFLPKLQELCDELGAACDNAALEVEYTKLSIIAALVMLAASIASMVAAAFVTLGASSAGIPIAQAATRSVVQILFRELVRQLAINLGVDIAIQGSQMLAGNRDSWDTGKTVSAGITGLASGIAGGLGDAFLPTAAVGSFTDAAIQGATNGAITGAGANLLDRGINDFRNGEASSFGDYLQSGAQGATVGGTNGAVSGANGHAQNLWDGNPGGRTGDRPLDVTPPNYPVSPGDYNDQQFSSQPAPSDVPWFGPPGTAPPTMPEMQNDGGSVPMPEVQEPGTSGTQHA
- a CDS encoding WXG100 family type VII secretion target, translating into MGNDNMEVDPPALRARSPQFDAAADQLEGAGTSIDGIVSTEGECWGGDESGMTFATDYVPAAQAAQENISALVEALRGIKLQLDAAADTWESIDQDAADGFSQMA
- a CDS encoding YbaB/EbfC family nucleoid-associated protein; this encodes MSEQTDRRAALEARNAAMREQVANLTTQFQQQMSDLKDAQSRAMAVTGEAVSPDGLVTAVVDAAGTITRLDFAVTAFNRSTPEKLSRTVVETIVRATARARTEVNEAMTATQQGPSMDLGDLIEGAPALRDLLPTMPPPPTPPSAAPPAPPRRPRPPEDDDEDFGGGSFMR
- a CDS encoding ABC transporter ATP-binding protein, translating into MDGVGVRRGPTNLVRDIDWRVEVDERWVILGPNGAGKTTMLRLAGAELHPSSGTVHLLGERLGGVDVFELRPRIGLCSAAQAARIPPDEVVRDVVVSAGYAVLGRWREDYDALDLDRATELLGSLGMGALADRRFGTLSEGERKRTLIARALMTDPEMLLLDEPAAGLDLGGREDLVARLTMLASDPDSPALVLVTHHVEEIPPGFTHALLLREGGVVAQGLLADVITEENLSATFGQDLVLQRSGDRFFAWRRPGS
- a CDS encoding enoyl-CoA hydratase/isomerase family protein; translated protein: MGEFVRLEVDAGIGTIRLDRPPMNALNIQMQEEIRAVATEASVRADIRAVVIYGGPKVFAAGADIKEMADLTYAQMADRAPQLSSAFRAVAEIPKPVVAAVTGYALGGGLELALCADRRIAGDNVKVGQPEVLLGVLPGAGGTQRLARLVGPAKAKDIIFTGRFVEAAEALTLGVVDEVVAPDDVYATALSWADRFTHGAAQALSAAKTAIDTGLQTDLASGLALESRLFAAMFATEDQKTGMRSFVENGPGKAKFEGR
- a CDS encoding class I SAM-dependent methyltransferase is translated as MSETPMRRPGIKRQGTTRLDEVDDVTAHDVPRHEPTGTDGRVPTDPAPNPHATEAEVKAAYADPKLANVLYHDWEAETYDEKWSISYDDRCVDYAVGRFHYAAGVPAKPYGRALELGSGTGFFLLNLMQGGIVEKGSVTDLSPGMVKAALRNAENLGLDVDGRVGDAERIPYPDDTFDLVVGHAVLHHIPDVEAAMREVLRVLKPGGRFVFAGDPTRIGDYYARRLGRATWWLTTRITRLPALAAWRRPQQELDESSRAAALEAVVDLHTFVPSELEQTARAAGAVRVHARTEEFAAALFGWPVRTFEAAVPQGKLGFGWAMFAYRTWQRLSWLDQRLAGLLPRDVFYNVLITGRKAARSDRA
- a CDS encoding AfsR/SARP family transcriptional regulator, producing the protein MRYRLLGPLEFRTGVEWVSPGSPQQRLTLAVLLLHAPHTVSSAALLGELWPEQPPQDGAAAVRRDVDEVRGLLAEHGGDPIRQDQDGYRIDLGPDDVDVTVFTADVDAGVQAMRSGHFREAIDSFDRARTLWRDTPFSDVPASPLILAERPRVLATMRRCQLGLIDARLATGDLGELGGEIDAELTRHPLSEDLWIRKALLCNQLGSRADAMDVFHQAHATLATELGIEPGEEMRRVYVGVLDGEPPAALLRILGVSAPTSAVSAAPAVPPRPDAFLSELPPVSPYFEGRAEEIAVLGDLLDTTDPRAATVVTVNGMAGSGKTTLAVRGCRAAAEQYPDGQLFIDLRGHSGDEPLSPLAAVGRVLYALGVSGEEIPGELHAATARYRAISAGRRLLILADDARDAAQVSPLVPDSAGPRLVVTSRGRLDGLAAPNGVRTVPLDPLAEPDARTLLTEVIGPESADRPDLLDTLVRLGGGLPLSLRILGAQLRQAPERRFAELTDRLASGRLLTALEIQGDPAASVRTVLDQSYATLPEETRRSFRWLSWLPGPEIDARAAAVVLDGDVESADRLLARLDADQLLQQHGAGRYRLHDAVREFAEERSDHEDSERDRSVAVRRVLRWQLGRAWTAIGQDRAFCPTGLDEELADFDPAAFALPAGWTTLRWWDLERATIAAAARTAMHRGLHRVCWMLSYCLTSYLQQRLRLTEWQETSELGTSAAQAADDREGRAWLKNAEGKLLAQLHRLPESIEALTESVRTFGELGHVEAELMVVGNLGIVHSLHGDDALGVELLERAVAQSEQLDAPQRLHVGLNNLTMGYLQTGRADEAVATGRRSLEVLVGLDYPLLNDDRGRALDSLGQAYRRAGLLHEAVRAHAAALRDFEIADNSVDRIVCLHNLGECQRLLGNHDSAVAMFSLALDYQRIADDDWSIARALGRLGTELIEAGRAWEARAPLTEAAELLRRLDVGRADELTRLVSTGDLAGRADALAELFAVRRS